A single window of Plasmodium reichenowi strain SY57 chromosome 14, whole genome shotgun sequence DNA harbors:
- a CDS encoding hypothetical protein (conserved Plasmodium protein, unknown function) — protein MSSNIYNIKELNKDTILLKTRKLKQLCENAENINSQHVNCLIEILNYFFEKYDDCFSSSVVWEVVDKIIILENTIEERKKINVDLDTSIKFCKYIFSKLILYTNYQNDNLTTFFSFNCLRRHLCSLISSFLNFNNSSMRKKIESSFTNELISLTKKLFETIKMENDIELKVSYTEFLWRSFRRIDISTFNLKNFGIGLESVEKLRNFKINKFDEECINWLKEECYMDNKIVMENGNFVINTSKKSVTKNFLLCYVGMCSIFLYYDNEEENEKCKIEIPYYHITSINIKNKNLLELECKAIVDQTNIFYLWGEDIKTSIDHEIISKFKLSMDIKRGSKEIKNLMNKLMDTLNIKLKNEKKKREQIILKSIKYNKKYNEDQNHGTVDEEDKSFDKINEPLHYFNDISLERNISEKNIKNKSRKRTDTLKQEDEKKRKNICNEEVVKYNKSLEDINYINEYSNKKDTKKFIEDDKFRMIKIKNQICAEKDSDTEMIIEKIISCHKEKKEKFKINLKKNFSDSLNEIDNMIKSLIEKQKIRREELNKKYAKKKKSIIFNTEKEINLLCKEMNILIESMRKINVNKSDVKKIYDEGKSIFSTNEILNKSQIFMKKIKDNLERMNTDIVGKEKEYNKRKKLCFKALATAYE, from the exons atgagttctaatatatataatataaaggaACTAAACAAAGACacaattttattaaaaacGAGAAAGTTAAAACAGTTATGTGAAAATGCAG aaaatataaatagcCAACATGTAAATTGTTTAattgaaatattaaattacTTTTTCgaaaaatatgatgacTGTTTTTCATCATCAGTAGTATGGGAAGTCGTCGATAAAATTA TTATATTAGAAAATACAATTGAAGAAAGGAAAAAGATCAATGTGGATTTAGACACATCCATAAAATTctgtaaatatatttttagtAAATTAATATTGTATACAAATTATCAAAATGATAACTTGACAACATTCTTTAGTTTTAATTGTCTAAGAAGACATTTGTGTTCTTTAATTAgttcatttttaaattttaacAATTCTAGcatgagaaaaaaaattgaatcATCTTTCACAAATGAATT AATAAGCCTAACCAAGAAACTATTTGAAACCATCAAAATGGAAAATGATATAGAATTGAAAGTATCATATACAGAATTTTTGTGGAGATCTTTTAGAAGAATAGATATTAGCACCTTCAATTTAAAGAATTTTGGTATCGGTTTAGAATCTGTtgaaaaattaagaaactttaaaattaataaatttgaTGAAGAATGTATAAATTGGTTGAAGGAGGAATGCTACATGGACAACAAAATTGTCATGGAAAATG GTAACTTTGTTATAAATACAAGCAAGAAATCAGttacaaaaaattttcTACTTTGTTATGTCGGGATGTGTTCCATATTCTTGTATTAT GATAATGAAGAGGAAAATGAAAAGTGTAAAATAGAAATTCCTTACTATCATATAACATCTATAAatatcaaaaataaaaatctTTTAGAATTAGAATGTAAAGCTATAGTTGATcaaacaaatatattttatctatg GGGAGAAGATATTAAAACTTCCATTGATCATGAGATAATTAGCAAATTTAAATTGTCTATGGATATAAAAAGGGGCtcaaaagaaataaaaaatttgatGAATAAACTTATGGACAC TTTAAACATAAAATTGAAGAACGAAAAAAAGAAGCGTGAACAAATTATTCTCAAAtcaattaaatataataaaaaatacaatgAGGATCAAAATCATGGAACAGTTGATGAA GAGGACAAATCGTTCGATAAAATTAATGAGCCCTTACATTATTTCAATGATATTTCGCTTGAAAGGAATATAAG cgaaaaaaatataaaaaacaagTCAAGAAAAAGAACAGATACTCTAAAGCAGGAAg ACgaaaaaaagagaaaaaatatatgtaatgaGGAAGtagtaaaatataataaatccCTAGAAGacataaattatataaacgaatattctaataaaaaggatactaaaaaatttatagaAGATGATAAATTTAGAATG ataaaaataaaaaatcaaatatGCGCAGAAAAGGACAGCGATACGGAAATGataattgaaaaaataatttcttgccacaaagaaaaaaaagaaaagttTAAGATAAATTTGAAGAAGAACTTTTCTGACTCCCTCAACGAAATAGAcaatatgataaaaagCTTGATAGag AAGCAGAAAATTCGAAGGgaagaattaaataaaaaatatgcaaaaaaaaaaaaaagcataATTTTCAACACAGAGAAAGAAATAAACTTATTATGCAAAGAAATGAAC ATACTCATTGAAAGTATGAGAAAAATTAATGTTAATAAAAGTGACgtaaagaaaatatatgatgaaGGAAAGTCAATATTTTCGACgaatgaaatattaaataaaagtcaaatttttatgaag aaaataaaagacAACTTAGAAAGAATGAATACAGATATTGTAGGAAAGGAAAAAGAATAcaataaaaggaaaaaattatgtttCAAAGCTTTAGCAACTGcttatgaataa
- a CDS encoding NADP-specific glutamate dehydrogenase produces MSALKDKTGRFVVLDKNASNYESLVGQEMNNVYERVRKLDPNEVEFLQAFHEILYSLKPLFMEEPKYLPIIETLSEPERAIQFRVCWLDDNGVQRKNRCFRVQYNSALGPYKGGLRFHPSVNLSIVKFLGFEQIFKNSLTGLSMGGGKGGSDFDPKGKSDNEILKFCQAFMNELYRHIGPCTDVPAGDIGVGGREIGYLYGQYKKIVNSFNGTLTGKNVKWGGSNLRVEATGYGLVYFVLEVLKSLNIPVEKQTAVVSGSGNVALYCVQKLLHLNVKVLTLSDSNGYVYEPNGFTHENLEFLIDLKEKKKGRIKEYLNHSSTAKYFPNEKPWGVPCTLAFPCATQNEINLEDAKLLQKNGCILVGEGANMPSTVDAINLFKSNNIIYCPSKAANAGGVAISGLEMSQNFQFSQWTRETVDEKLKEIMRNIFIACSENALKYTKNKYDLQAGANIAGFLKVAESYIEQGCF; encoded by the coding sequence ATGAGTGCTCTTAAAGACAAAACGGGAAGGTTTGTTGTTCTGGATAAAAATGCTAGCAACTATGAATCTTTAGTAGGTCAGGAAATGAATAATGTATATGAAAGAGTTAGGAAATTGGACCCTAACGAAGTTGAATTTTTGCAAGCATTTCATGAAATATTGTATTCTTTAAAACCATTATTTATGGAAGAACCTAAATATTTACCAATAATTGAAACGTTATCAGAACCTGAACGAGCAATACAATTCCGTGTTTGTTGGTTAGATGATAATGGTGTTCAAAGAAAAAATCGTTGTTTTCGTGTTCAATATAATAGTGCCTTGGGTCCTTACAAAGGTGGTTTACGATTTCATCCATCAGTTAATTTATCTATTGTAAAGTTTTTAGGATTTGaacaaatatttaaaaattctTTAACAGGTTTATCAATGGGAGGAGGTAAAGGTGGTTCGGATTTCGATCCTAAAGGAAAATCAGATAAtgaaattttaaaattttgtCAAGCTTTTATGAATGAATTATATAGACATATAGGCCCATGCACCGATGTACCTGCTGGAGATATTGGCGTTGGTGGTCGAGAAATTGGTTATTTATATGGtcaatataaaaaaattgtaaatAGTTTTAATGGTACCTTAACGGgtaaaaatgtaaaatgGGGTGGTTCTAATTTAAGAGTGGAAGCTACTGGTTATGGTTTAGTATACTTTGTTTTGGAAGTATTAAAATCATTAAATATTCCAGTAGAAAAACAAACTGCTGTTGTCAGTGGTAGTGGTAATGTTGCACTATATTGTGTTCAgaaattattacatttaaATGTTAAAGTTTTAACATTAAGTGACAGTAATGGTTATGTATATGAACCAAATGGTTTTACTCATGAAAACTTGGAATTTCTTATAGATctaaaagaaaaaaaaaaaggtagAATCAAAGAATACTTAAACCATTCATCTACAGCTAAATATTTCCCAAATGAAAAACCATGGGGGGTACCATGTACATTAGCTTTCCCATGTGCAAcacaaaatgaaataaatcTTGAAGATGcaaaattattacaaaaaaatggTTGTATCTTAGTTGGGGAAGGAGCAAATATGCCATCAACCGTAGATGctattaatttatttaaatctaataatattatctaTTGCCCATCAAAAGCAGCAAATGCTGGGGGTGTTGCTATTAGTGGACTTGAAATGAGTCAGAATTTCCAATTCTCTCAATGGACAAGAGAAACGGTTGATGAAAAACTCAAAGAAATTATgagaaatatttttattgcATGCTCAGAAAATGCTTTAAAATATAccaaaaataaatatgatttACAAGCAGGCGCAAATATAGCTGGGTTCTTAAAAGTTGCTGAATCATATATTGAACAAGGTTGCTTttaa